The following proteins come from a genomic window of Marispirochaeta sp.:
- a CDS encoding GNAT family N-acetyltransferase, protein MKNLDELKIRSPGIDDLAAIFHIGERVFTSQNYSNLYRTWDEYEVTNLFNSESEHMLVADLNRRVIGFAMGTTIEKARSAWTYGHLLWLGVDPAFAARGIGGMLFDRFRKIMEEEGIRMLLVDTQADNEEAIRFFERRGFENPVDHIYMTLNLQNYQKESR, encoded by the coding sequence ATGAAGAATCTTGATGAGCTGAAGATCCGGTCTCCCGGAATAGACGATCTTGCGGCGATTTTCCATATCGGCGAGAGGGTTTTTACTTCCCAGAATTATTCCAACCTGTACCGTACCTGGGACGAATACGAGGTCACAAACCTCTTTAATTCCGAATCAGAGCACATGCTGGTGGCGGACCTGAACCGCAGGGTAATCGGTTTTGCAATGGGAACAACTATAGAAAAGGCCCGATCGGCCTGGACCTATGGTCATCTGCTGTGGCTCGGGGTGGACCCCGCCTTCGCCGCCCGGGGTATCGGGGGAATGCTTTTTGACCGGTTTCGTAAAATCATGGAAGAAGAGGGAATCCGCATGCTCCTGGTGGACACCCAGGCCGATAACGAAGAGGCCATCCGCTTCTTTGAGCGCAGAGGATTTGAGAATCCGGTTGACCACATTTACATGACCCTTAACCTGCAGAATTACCAGAAGGAGTCCCGCTGA
- a CDS encoding M20/M25/M40 family metallo-hydrolase — protein MAEFQVARKRLYSLFKDMVDIYSPSGKEEELTDYLEEYLRQRGLTVRRQTVDEGRDNLIIGSGTITEDLLFLGHIDTVPAFDIEQFEFSQSGGRCYGLGTADMKSGCAAMIEGFISAQEKGYLPETATLALVVGEEESGDGTTALLEKFSFKEALVAEPTGLQPCLEHFGYVEMLVRTYGYRRHAAMASRETNAVRCMLNYLLRLEDRIEEEAETRINIRDLHSSESGFAVPDQCAAAVDLHIPPGFASSDYAAVLQEFSIEHLNTTGASHYEIEFPTRTDGFIIKESASLVETLKHVYRESSIDWKPAAFRSHSDANLLRDSGCGALILGPGQLSLAHTIDESVDFEEVVRASRIYTMLLKSLGISS, from the coding sequence ATGGCAGAATTCCAGGTAGCCCGCAAACGGCTCTACTCACTCTTTAAGGATATGGTGGACATATACAGCCCCTCCGGCAAGGAGGAGGAGCTGACGGATTACCTTGAAGAATATCTGCGTCAGCGGGGACTCACCGTGCGCCGGCAAACGGTGGACGAAGGAAGAGACAACCTGATAATAGGTTCCGGGACCATAACGGAGGACCTGCTCTTTCTGGGGCACATAGATACCGTTCCCGCCTTTGATATTGAACAGTTCGAGTTCAGTCAGTCAGGAGGCCGCTGTTACGGCCTGGGCACCGCTGACATGAAAAGCGGCTGCGCTGCAATGATCGAGGGTTTCATCAGTGCCCAGGAGAAAGGCTACTTGCCGGAAACCGCCACCCTTGCGCTGGTTGTCGGTGAGGAAGAGAGCGGTGACGGGACCACCGCGCTGCTGGAAAAGTTCAGCTTTAAGGAAGCCCTGGTGGCGGAACCCACAGGGCTTCAGCCCTGTCTGGAACATTTTGGTTATGTGGAAATGCTGGTACGGACCTACGGGTACCGCCGCCATGCAGCCATGGCCAGCCGGGAGACCAACGCCGTCCGCTGTATGCTCAATTATCTTTTGCGCCTGGAAGACCGAATCGAGGAAGAAGCGGAAACACGCATCAATATCCGGGACCTCCACAGTTCCGAGTCCGGCTTTGCGGTCCCCGACCAGTGTGCCGCCGCGGTGGATCTGCACATTCCTCCGGGTTTTGCCTCCAGTGATTACGCCGCTGTCCTGCAGGAATTTTCCATCGAGCATCTGAACACCACCGGAGCCTCCCATTACGAAATTGAATTCCCGACCCGTACCGACGGGTTTATTATAAAAGAATCCGCCTCCCTGGTGGAAACTCTCAAGCACGTCTACCGGGAATCGAGCATAGACTGGAAACCCGCCGCGTTCCGCAGCCACTCCGATGCCAATCTTTTACGGGATTCCGGCTGCGGCGCCCTGATCCTCGGGCCGGGACAGCTTTCTCTGGCTCATACCATCGATGAATCCGTAGACTTTGAAGAGGTGGTCCGGGCCTCCCGGATTTACACCATGCTGCTGAAGAGCCTAGGAATTTCGTCATAG
- a CDS encoding helix-turn-helix transcriptional regulator — protein sequence MSGREAEVIEMLSRGMSNKEIADRLCVSFPTIRTHVYNIFKKTGASSRVELLRIASSYRQ from the coding sequence ATATCCGGGCGCGAAGCCGAAGTTATCGAGATGCTCTCCCGGGGTATGAGCAACAAGGAGATTGCAGACCGCCTCTGTGTCAGTTTTCCAACCATAAGGACCCATGTTTACAACATTTTTAAAAAGACCGGCGCTTCCAGCAGGGTTGAACTGCTGCGGATTGCCTCGAGCTACCGTCAGTAG